From one Triticum aestivum cultivar Chinese Spring chromosome 4B, IWGSC CS RefSeq v2.1, whole genome shotgun sequence genomic stretch:
- the LOC123092117 gene encoding phosphatidate phosphatase PAH1 isoform X1 gives MYAVGKVLYSVAGPFHPFGGAVDIVVVQQQDGSFKSSPWYVRFGKFQGVLKTREKVVNIAVNGVEAGFHMYLDSNGEAHFLRDADSITAEGDFVVSTSSLGGNEREVLMQDAQLRKSKSTSCDISTMEACAGDGKMPVRTVSRQSTILERMFGRKPNKDNAPAVDSVGSLERAEIAAELLDTKWLTNLSHGSEAPSSDHEPSSSHLRDAGNSNQGETTKMVLPDCSLDHDKAMGSNCDNVNSTVGSPHGGSRSSGDEKAHCIQTTSVEEEIVAIYAHKTDGIMSTIDRPGSEYLSNDLDTGKSINESVDTQGELQGNLEDVTVREMHTEVFSNSIFEIHAIETGITDCKSEVVSQLVAVDSDKFNQNFTEANSPTFSTTTYLSSETHDGSSIACGHEACQEKVVIISTSETLESSYDVSNILADEVHHAECNSLADGLQFEECSRVSSGKLEQEDVKEKPLSNHSSSNKEDLYNLGVPEVSVFDDSSSQTFQANLPDKDISVSTLVNDHMDISADTVANDHNTSSSHDLACQHGLIFPDASPGGIDILSYVHENDSDDVAKDSTVNTETCYGEHDVSFNQTPKIQCVTGECIAQTPDVPNKVEGEVSSIIFDFSSLSKVDTENSKLEYDENRSGSASGVDIELVPDGPGECIAQTPYFPNKVEGEVSSILFDFSSLSKIDTENIKLEYDENRSGSASGVDIELVPDEPGECIVQTPDFPNKVDGEVSSIVFDFSSLSKVDTENIKLEYDENRSGSASGVDIKLVPDEPRDEAEVLMSLSACHNKLEDESSPIISDFSNLSTVEAKNANLEDNVNRPSSARGVELVPVPEDPRDKAETIVPPCKFVDEIQFQFSDTTSFSDRKTMDGIVANEAAIERVHNAADGDADEGVNDIDLENKSENNPDFSRPEIILVPIPGSGLHLSDNNLEAKSAPNICSHIHDLERSDNFRVSHSLYNGKNGEVDPVKSKDSGFPEQELEGTSQSKENSAPRDKAETIVPSCEFVDEIQFQFSDTTSFADRKTLDDIIANKTACEEVHDEADGDADEEGGNDTDLENESKKHSDLSRPEIILIPIPGSELHLCDSNLEAKSAPNLCSHVNDLESSDGFQVSRSLYNGENSGVDQVESKNSGFSEQELEGTSVSKENSGLCELINSPVPYNKHSDDLKDDSFNPFVELSLCRHLLSEGMGADAACKTFDAEKITLEKFRAMEQSLIRNDKLVVRISGRYFPWDVAAPIVRGMVSFREEQLFEHQGMIKVERVEPSTTQGGSWRIWPFSFKRTRTINSIQPVCESTVVSTLSIPVRESDGEINKPSAKMMERKVRSLTPTSEELASLHLREGRNIVTFTFSTAMLGTQQVDAHIYLWEWNAHIVISDVDGTITKSDVLGQFMPMVGVDWSQNGVAHLFSAIKENGYHLLFLSARSISQAHLTRQFLFNLKQDGKALPDGPVVISPDGLFPSLYREVIRRAPHEFKISCLADIKALFPPDSHPFYAGFGNRDTDELSYLKVGIPMGKIFIINPKGEVAVNRRVNTKSYMSLHALVNRVFPPLSSPPEQEDYNTWNYWKMPVADI, from the exons ATGTATGCCGTCGGAAAGGTCTTGTACAGTGTCGCTGGTCCATTCCACCCATTTGGCGGTGCGGTTGACATAGTTGTTGTGCAGCAGCAGGATGGCAGCTTCAAGAGCTCGCCGTGGTATGTGCGATTTGGCAAGTTCCAGGGGGTTCTCAAGACAAGAGAGAAGGTGGTAAACATTGCTGTGAATGGTGTTGAAGCCGGGTTTCACATGTACTTGGATAGCAATGGTGAGGCTCACTTTCTCAGGGATGCAGACTCAATTACTGCGGAAGGGGATTTTGTTGTGTCCACTTCATCTTTGGGGGGGAATGAACGGGAGGTGCTGATGCAGGATGCACAGTTAAGGAAGTCCAAGAGCACTTCTTGTGATATCTCAACCATGGAGGCCTGTGCTGGGGATGGGAAGATGCCTGTGAGGACAGTCTCAAGACAGAGCACCATACTTGAGCGGATGTTTGGACGGAAACCAAATAAGGACAATGCCCCTGCTGTGGATAGTGTGGGCTCATTAGAGCGTGCGGAGATTGCAGCCGAACTCCTTGATACAAAGTGGTTGACAAATCTCTCGCATGGTTCGGAAGCTCCTAGTTCTGATCATGAACCTTCCAGTAGTCATCTGAGAGATGCTGGCAACAGTAATCAAGGGGAAACCACAAAAATGGTATTGCCAGATTGTAGCTTGGATCATGACAAAGCAATGGGCTCTAATTGTGACAATGTTAACAGCACTGTTGGTAGCCCACATGGAGGAAGCAGGAGTTCAGGAGATGAAAAGGCGCACTGTATACAAACCACTAGTGTCGAGGAGGAGATTGTTGCCATTTATGCGCATAAGACTGATGGGATCATGTCAACTATAGACCGGCCAGGATCGGAATATCTGTCAAATGATTTGGATACAGGTAAAAGTATCAATGAGTCTGTTGATACTCAAGGTGAGTTGCAGGGTAATCTTGAAGATGTTACAGTAAGGGAAATGCACACGGAGGTTTTTTCCAACAGTATTTTTGAAATTCATGCAATTGAAACAGGCATTACTGATTGTAAAAGTGAAGTGGTTTCACAGTTGGTTGCTGTTGATTCCGACAAGTTCAACCAAAATTTTACTGAAGCAAATTCCCCAACTTTTAGCACAACCACATATTTATCAAGTGAAACGCATGATGGTTCATCGATTGCTTGTGGTCATGAGGCATGCCAAGAGAAAGTGGTCATTATAAGTACCTCGGAGACTCTGGAGAGCTCATATGATGTGTCCAATATTTTGGCTGATGAAGTTCATCATGCTGAATGTAACTCATTGGCTGATGGTCTACAGTTTGAAGAGTGTTCCAGAGTCTCCAGTGGAAAATTGGAACAGGAAGATGTCAAGGAAAAGCCACTGTCAAATCATAGTTCTAGCAATAAAGAAGACTTGTATAACTTGGGTGTtccagaagtttctgtttttgatgACTCTAGTTCTCAAACCTTCCAAGCTAATCTTCCTGATAAGGATATTTCTGTCAGTACTCTTGTCAATGATCACATGGATATTTCTGCGGACACTGTTGCAAATGATCATAATACCAGCTCATCTCATGATTTAGCTTGTCAGCATGGTCTAATATTTCCTGATGCTTCTCCTGGTGGTATAGATATATTGAGTTATGTGCATGAAAATGATTCTGACGATGTAGCAAAGGATTCCACGGTGAATACTGAAACATGCTATGGGGAACATGATGTTTCTTTCAATCAGACACCAAAAATTCAATGTGTGACAGGAGAGTGCATTGCCCAAACACCTGATGTCCCTAATAAAGTGGAAGGTGAAGTTTCATCAATTATTTTTGATTTTTCCAGTTTGAGCAAAGTCGACACAGAAAATAGCAAGCTAGAATATGATGAGAACCGATCTGGTTCTGCAAGTGGAGTTGACATTGAGCTTGTGCCTGACGGGCCCGGAGAGTGCATTGCCCAAACACCTTATTTCCCTAATAAAGTGGAAGGTGAAGTTTCATCAATTCTTTTTGATTTTTCCAGTTTGAGCAAAATTGACACAGAAAATATCAAGCTAGAATATGATGAGAACCGATCTGGTTCTGCAAGTGGAGTTGACATTGAGCTTGTGCCTGACGAGCCCGGAGAGTGCATTGTCCAAACACCTGATTTCCCTAATAAAGTGGACGGTGAAGTTTCATCAATTGTTTTTGATTTTTCCAGTTTGAGCAAAGTCGACACAGAAAATATTAAGCTAGAATATGATGAGAACCGATCTGGTTCTGCAAGTGGAGTTGACATTAAGCTTGTGCCTGACGAGCCAAGGGACGAAGCAGAAGTACTTATGTCTTTATCTGCTTGCCATAATAAATTAGAAGACGAATCTTCACCAATTATTTCTGATTTTTCCAATTTGAGCACAGTCGAAGCAAAAAACGCCAACTTGGAAGATAATGTGAACAGACCTAGTTCCGCAAGGGGAGTTGAATTAGTGCCTGTGCCTGAGGACCCAAGGGATAAAGCAGAAACAATTGTGCCGCCCTGTAAGTTTGTAGATGAAATTCAGTTTCAATTTAGTGATACTACAAGTTTTTCTGACAGAAAGACTATGGATGGTATAGTAGCTAATGAAGCAGCAATTGAACGAGTGCATAATGCAGCTGATGGTGATGCAGATGAAGGAGTAAACGACATTGATCTCGAAAATAAATCAGAAAACAATCCTGATTTTTCAAGGCCCGAGATTATCCTTGTTCCTATTCCTGGAAGTGGGTTGCATCTATCTGATAATAATTTGGAGGCCAAATCTGCACCAAATATCTGTTCTCACATACATGATCTTGAAAGATCTGATAATTTTCGAGTTAGTCACTCACTGTACAATGGTAAGAATGGTGAGGTTGATCCAGTCAAGAGTAAAGACTCTGGCTTTCCAGAGCAGGAACTAGAAGGCACTAGTCAGTCAAAAGAAAATAGTGCCCCAAGGGATAAAGCAGAAACAATCGTGCCGTCCTGTGAGTTTGTAGATGAAATTCAGTTTCAATTTAGTGACACTACAAGTTTTGCTGATAGAAAAACCCTGGATGATATAATAGCTAATAAAACAGCATGTGAAGAAGTGCATGATGAAGCTGATGGTGATGCAGATGAAGAGGGAGGGAATGATACTGATCTCGAAAATGAATCAAAAAAACATTCTGATTTGTCAAGGCCTGAGATTATCCTTATTCCTATTCCTGGAAGTGAGTTGCATCTATGTGATAGTAATCTGGAGGCCAAATCTGCACCAAATCTCTGTTCTCACGTAAACGATCTTGAAAGCTCTGATGGTTTTCAAGTAAGTCGCTCACTGTACAATGGTGAGAATAGTGGGGTTGATCAAGTTGAGAGTAAGAACTCTGGTTTTTCAGAGCAGGAACTAGAAGGCACTAGTGTGTCAAAAGAAAATAGTGGCCTGTGTGAGCTCATCAACAGTCCAGTGCCTTATAACAAGCACTCTGATGACCTGAAAGACGATTCATTCAACCCTTTTGTGG AATTATCCCTATGCAGGCACTTGTTATCTGAAGGCATGGGAGCAGATGCTGCGTGCAAAACCTTTGATGCTGAGAAGATAACCTTAGAGAAGTTCCGTGCTATGGAGCAGTCATTGATAAGAAACGACAAGCTAGTTGTTAGGATTTCTGGCCGTTACTTTCCCTGGGATGTAGCTGCACCTATCGTACGGGGGATGGTTTCTTTTAGAGAGGAACAGCTCTTTGAACACCAAGGTATGATAAAGGTGGAGCGAGTTGAGCCAAGCACAACACAAGGTGGCAGCTGGAGAATTTGGCCATTTAGTTTCAAAAGAACGAGGACTATTAACAGCATCCAGCCAGTTTGTGAGAGCACAGTCGTGAGTACTTTATCCATTCCTGTTAGAGAGTCGGATGGAGAAATAAATAAACCCAGTGCAAAGATGATGGAGAGGAAGGTGCGATCGCTCACTCCAACATCTGAGGAGCTTGCGTCTCTTCATCTCAGAGAGGGCAGGAACATTGTGACATTTACCTTCTCCACTGCTATGCTTGGGACGCAGCAG GTAGATGCTCACATATATTTATGGGAATGGAATGCACACATTGTCATATCAGATGTTGATGGAACTATCACCAA GTCTGATGTTCTAGGTCAGTTCATGCCAATGGTTGGTGTTGATTGGTCTCAAAATGGAGTTGCTCATTTATTTTCTGCAATAAAG GAAAATGGATATCACCTGCTTTTTCTAAGTGCGCGCTCTATTTCACAGGCCCACCTAACAAGGCAGTTTCTTTTCAACCTAAAGCAG GACGGAAAAGCACTTCCTGATGGCCCTGTCGTGATATCTCCTGATGGCCTCTTTCCATCTTTGTACAGAGAAG TTATCAGAAGAGCTCCTCATGAATTCAAGATCTCATGCCTAGCG GATATCAAAGCAC
- the LOC123092117 gene encoding phosphatidate phosphatase PAH1 isoform X2, producing the protein MYAVGKVLYSVAGPFHPFGGAVDIVVVQQQDGSFKSSPWYVRFGKFQGVLKTREKVVNIAVNGVEAGFHMYLDSNGEAHFLRDADSITAEGDFVVSTSSLGGNEREVLMQDAQLRKSKSTSCDISTMEACAGDGKMPVRTVSRQSTILERMFGRKPNKDNAPAVDSVGSLERAEIAAELLDTKWLTNLSHGSEAPSSDHEPSSSHLRDAGNSNQGETTKMVLPDCSLDHDKAMGSNCDNVNSTVGSPHGGSRSSGDEKAHCIQTTSVEEEIVAIYAHKTDGIMSTIDRPGSEYLSNDLDTGKSINESVDTQGELQGNLEDVTVREMHTEVFSNSIFEIHAIETGITDCKSEVVSQLVAVDSDKFNQNFTEANSPTFSTTTYLSSETHDGSSIACGHEACQEKVVIISTSETLESSYDVSNILADEVHHAECNSLADGLQFEECSRVSSGKLEQEDVKEKPLSNHSSSNKEDLYNLGVPEVSVFDDSSSQTFQANLPDKDISVSTLVNDHNTSSSHDLACQHGLIFPDASPGGIDILSYVHENDSDDVAKDSTVNTETCYGEHDVSFNQTPKIQCVTGECIAQTPDVPNKVEGEVSSIIFDFSSLSKVDTENSKLEYDENRSGSASGVDIELVPDGPGECIAQTPYFPNKVEGEVSSILFDFSSLSKIDTENIKLEYDENRSGSASGVDIELVPDEPGECIVQTPDFPNKVDGEVSSIVFDFSSLSKVDTENIKLEYDENRSGSASGVDIKLVPDEPRDEAEVLMSLSACHNKLEDESSPIISDFSNLSTVEAKNANLEDNVNRPSSARGVELVPVPEDPRDKAETIVPPCKFVDEIQFQFSDTTSFSDRKTMDGIVANEAAIERVHNAADGDADEGVNDIDLENKSENNPDFSRPEIILVPIPGSGLHLSDNNLEAKSAPNICSHIHDLERSDNFRVSHSLYNGKNGEVDPVKSKDSGFPEQELEGTSQSKENSAPRDKAETIVPSCEFVDEIQFQFSDTTSFADRKTLDDIIANKTACEEVHDEADGDADEEGGNDTDLENESKKHSDLSRPEIILIPIPGSELHLCDSNLEAKSAPNLCSHVNDLESSDGFQVSRSLYNGENSGVDQVESKNSGFSEQELEGTSVSKENSGLCELINSPVPYNKHSDDLKDDSFNPFVELSLCRHLLSEGMGADAACKTFDAEKITLEKFRAMEQSLIRNDKLVVRISGRYFPWDVAAPIVRGMVSFREEQLFEHQGMIKVERVEPSTTQGGSWRIWPFSFKRTRTINSIQPVCESTVVSTLSIPVRESDGEINKPSAKMMERKVRSLTPTSEELASLHLREGRNIVTFTFSTAMLGTQQVDAHIYLWEWNAHIVISDVDGTITKSDVLGQFMPMVGVDWSQNGVAHLFSAIKENGYHLLFLSARSISQAHLTRQFLFNLKQDGKALPDGPVVISPDGLFPSLYREVIRRAPHEFKISCLADIKALFPPDSHPFYAGFGNRDTDELSYLKVGIPMGKIFIINPKGEVAVNRRVNTKSYMSLHALVNRVFPPLSSPPEQEDYNTWNYWKMPVADI; encoded by the exons ATGTATGCCGTCGGAAAGGTCTTGTACAGTGTCGCTGGTCCATTCCACCCATTTGGCGGTGCGGTTGACATAGTTGTTGTGCAGCAGCAGGATGGCAGCTTCAAGAGCTCGCCGTGGTATGTGCGATTTGGCAAGTTCCAGGGGGTTCTCAAGACAAGAGAGAAGGTGGTAAACATTGCTGTGAATGGTGTTGAAGCCGGGTTTCACATGTACTTGGATAGCAATGGTGAGGCTCACTTTCTCAGGGATGCAGACTCAATTACTGCGGAAGGGGATTTTGTTGTGTCCACTTCATCTTTGGGGGGGAATGAACGGGAGGTGCTGATGCAGGATGCACAGTTAAGGAAGTCCAAGAGCACTTCTTGTGATATCTCAACCATGGAGGCCTGTGCTGGGGATGGGAAGATGCCTGTGAGGACAGTCTCAAGACAGAGCACCATACTTGAGCGGATGTTTGGACGGAAACCAAATAAGGACAATGCCCCTGCTGTGGATAGTGTGGGCTCATTAGAGCGTGCGGAGATTGCAGCCGAACTCCTTGATACAAAGTGGTTGACAAATCTCTCGCATGGTTCGGAAGCTCCTAGTTCTGATCATGAACCTTCCAGTAGTCATCTGAGAGATGCTGGCAACAGTAATCAAGGGGAAACCACAAAAATGGTATTGCCAGATTGTAGCTTGGATCATGACAAAGCAATGGGCTCTAATTGTGACAATGTTAACAGCACTGTTGGTAGCCCACATGGAGGAAGCAGGAGTTCAGGAGATGAAAAGGCGCACTGTATACAAACCACTAGTGTCGAGGAGGAGATTGTTGCCATTTATGCGCATAAGACTGATGGGATCATGTCAACTATAGACCGGCCAGGATCGGAATATCTGTCAAATGATTTGGATACAGGTAAAAGTATCAATGAGTCTGTTGATACTCAAGGTGAGTTGCAGGGTAATCTTGAAGATGTTACAGTAAGGGAAATGCACACGGAGGTTTTTTCCAACAGTATTTTTGAAATTCATGCAATTGAAACAGGCATTACTGATTGTAAAAGTGAAGTGGTTTCACAGTTGGTTGCTGTTGATTCCGACAAGTTCAACCAAAATTTTACTGAAGCAAATTCCCCAACTTTTAGCACAACCACATATTTATCAAGTGAAACGCATGATGGTTCATCGATTGCTTGTGGTCATGAGGCATGCCAAGAGAAAGTGGTCATTATAAGTACCTCGGAGACTCTGGAGAGCTCATATGATGTGTCCAATATTTTGGCTGATGAAGTTCATCATGCTGAATGTAACTCATTGGCTGATGGTCTACAGTTTGAAGAGTGTTCCAGAGTCTCCAGTGGAAAATTGGAACAGGAAGATGTCAAGGAAAAGCCACTGTCAAATCATAGTTCTAGCAATAAAGAAGACTTGTATAACTTGGGTGTtccagaagtttctgtttttgatgACTCTAGTTCTCAAACCTTCCAAGCTAATCTTCCTGATAAGGATATTTCTGTCAGTACTCTTGTCA ATGATCATAATACCAGCTCATCTCATGATTTAGCTTGTCAGCATGGTCTAATATTTCCTGATGCTTCTCCTGGTGGTATAGATATATTGAGTTATGTGCATGAAAATGATTCTGACGATGTAGCAAAGGATTCCACGGTGAATACTGAAACATGCTATGGGGAACATGATGTTTCTTTCAATCAGACACCAAAAATTCAATGTGTGACAGGAGAGTGCATTGCCCAAACACCTGATGTCCCTAATAAAGTGGAAGGTGAAGTTTCATCAATTATTTTTGATTTTTCCAGTTTGAGCAAAGTCGACACAGAAAATAGCAAGCTAGAATATGATGAGAACCGATCTGGTTCTGCAAGTGGAGTTGACATTGAGCTTGTGCCTGACGGGCCCGGAGAGTGCATTGCCCAAACACCTTATTTCCCTAATAAAGTGGAAGGTGAAGTTTCATCAATTCTTTTTGATTTTTCCAGTTTGAGCAAAATTGACACAGAAAATATCAAGCTAGAATATGATGAGAACCGATCTGGTTCTGCAAGTGGAGTTGACATTGAGCTTGTGCCTGACGAGCCCGGAGAGTGCATTGTCCAAACACCTGATTTCCCTAATAAAGTGGACGGTGAAGTTTCATCAATTGTTTTTGATTTTTCCAGTTTGAGCAAAGTCGACACAGAAAATATTAAGCTAGAATATGATGAGAACCGATCTGGTTCTGCAAGTGGAGTTGACATTAAGCTTGTGCCTGACGAGCCAAGGGACGAAGCAGAAGTACTTATGTCTTTATCTGCTTGCCATAATAAATTAGAAGACGAATCTTCACCAATTATTTCTGATTTTTCCAATTTGAGCACAGTCGAAGCAAAAAACGCCAACTTGGAAGATAATGTGAACAGACCTAGTTCCGCAAGGGGAGTTGAATTAGTGCCTGTGCCTGAGGACCCAAGGGATAAAGCAGAAACAATTGTGCCGCCCTGTAAGTTTGTAGATGAAATTCAGTTTCAATTTAGTGATACTACAAGTTTTTCTGACAGAAAGACTATGGATGGTATAGTAGCTAATGAAGCAGCAATTGAACGAGTGCATAATGCAGCTGATGGTGATGCAGATGAAGGAGTAAACGACATTGATCTCGAAAATAAATCAGAAAACAATCCTGATTTTTCAAGGCCCGAGATTATCCTTGTTCCTATTCCTGGAAGTGGGTTGCATCTATCTGATAATAATTTGGAGGCCAAATCTGCACCAAATATCTGTTCTCACATACATGATCTTGAAAGATCTGATAATTTTCGAGTTAGTCACTCACTGTACAATGGTAAGAATGGTGAGGTTGATCCAGTCAAGAGTAAAGACTCTGGCTTTCCAGAGCAGGAACTAGAAGGCACTAGTCAGTCAAAAGAAAATAGTGCCCCAAGGGATAAAGCAGAAACAATCGTGCCGTCCTGTGAGTTTGTAGATGAAATTCAGTTTCAATTTAGTGACACTACAAGTTTTGCTGATAGAAAAACCCTGGATGATATAATAGCTAATAAAACAGCATGTGAAGAAGTGCATGATGAAGCTGATGGTGATGCAGATGAAGAGGGAGGGAATGATACTGATCTCGAAAATGAATCAAAAAAACATTCTGATTTGTCAAGGCCTGAGATTATCCTTATTCCTATTCCTGGAAGTGAGTTGCATCTATGTGATAGTAATCTGGAGGCCAAATCTGCACCAAATCTCTGTTCTCACGTAAACGATCTTGAAAGCTCTGATGGTTTTCAAGTAAGTCGCTCACTGTACAATGGTGAGAATAGTGGGGTTGATCAAGTTGAGAGTAAGAACTCTGGTTTTTCAGAGCAGGAACTAGAAGGCACTAGTGTGTCAAAAGAAAATAGTGGCCTGTGTGAGCTCATCAACAGTCCAGTGCCTTATAACAAGCACTCTGATGACCTGAAAGACGATTCATTCAACCCTTTTGTGG AATTATCCCTATGCAGGCACTTGTTATCTGAAGGCATGGGAGCAGATGCTGCGTGCAAAACCTTTGATGCTGAGAAGATAACCTTAGAGAAGTTCCGTGCTATGGAGCAGTCATTGATAAGAAACGACAAGCTAGTTGTTAGGATTTCTGGCCGTTACTTTCCCTGGGATGTAGCTGCACCTATCGTACGGGGGATGGTTTCTTTTAGAGAGGAACAGCTCTTTGAACACCAAGGTATGATAAAGGTGGAGCGAGTTGAGCCAAGCACAACACAAGGTGGCAGCTGGAGAATTTGGCCATTTAGTTTCAAAAGAACGAGGACTATTAACAGCATCCAGCCAGTTTGTGAGAGCACAGTCGTGAGTACTTTATCCATTCCTGTTAGAGAGTCGGATGGAGAAATAAATAAACCCAGTGCAAAGATGATGGAGAGGAAGGTGCGATCGCTCACTCCAACATCTGAGGAGCTTGCGTCTCTTCATCTCAGAGAGGGCAGGAACATTGTGACATTTACCTTCTCCACTGCTATGCTTGGGACGCAGCAG GTAGATGCTCACATATATTTATGGGAATGGAATGCACACATTGTCATATCAGATGTTGATGGAACTATCACCAA GTCTGATGTTCTAGGTCAGTTCATGCCAATGGTTGGTGTTGATTGGTCTCAAAATGGAGTTGCTCATTTATTTTCTGCAATAAAG GAAAATGGATATCACCTGCTTTTTCTAAGTGCGCGCTCTATTTCACAGGCCCACCTAACAAGGCAGTTTCTTTTCAACCTAAAGCAG GACGGAAAAGCACTTCCTGATGGCCCTGTCGTGATATCTCCTGATGGCCTCTTTCCATCTTTGTACAGAGAAG TTATCAGAAGAGCTCCTCATGAATTCAAGATCTCATGCCTAGCG GATATCAAAGCAC